The proteins below are encoded in one region of Lentimicrobiaceae bacterium:
- a CDS encoding RtcB family protein — protein MRKVIDTERIPIKLWLDDADENTMQQAKNLANLPFAFKHICLMPDAHSGYGMPIGGVMATDEVIVPNAVGVDIGCGMCAVKTNLKFTPRIQKNMKDVLGDIRDRIPVGHNHNKKAQDESLMPQGYDIDSMPVVKKQYASALKQIGTLGGGNHFIEIQKDSDNIIWIMIHSGSRNIGKQVADHYNKIAKNLNKLWYSSVDPKADLAFLPFKTEEARKYYNEMKYCVDFALANRKLMLTRVQEVFAYYFPKVTYGEIINIAHNYATWETHFGKNVVVHRKGATSAHKGELGIIPGSQGTKSYIVEGLGNPESFASCSHGAGRVMGRNEAIRNLNLEEEQRKLDKKGILHAIRGKRDLEEAPSAYKNITQVMANQEDLVKIIVELSPLAVVKG, from the coding sequence ATGAGAAAAGTTATTGATACGGAGAGAATACCTATAAAACTTTGGCTTGACGATGCTGACGAAAACACTATGCAACAGGCGAAAAACCTTGCTAATTTGCCTTTTGCTTTCAAACATATTTGTCTGATGCCCGATGCACACTCCGGCTACGGAATGCCTATTGGCGGAGTTATGGCAACCGATGAAGTTATAGTGCCTAATGCCGTTGGTGTTGATATAGGTTGCGGAATGTGTGCTGTTAAAACGAATTTAAAATTTACGCCGCGTATCCAAAAAAATATGAAAGATGTTTTAGGCGATATAAGGGATAGAATACCGGTTGGGCATAATCACAACAAAAAGGCTCAAGATGAAAGTCTTATGCCTCAAGGCTACGATATTGACAGCATGCCTGTAGTGAAAAAGCAATACGCTTCTGCATTAAAACAGATTGGGACGCTTGGTGGTGGCAATCACTTTATTGAAATTCAGAAAGATAGCGATAATATCATTTGGATTATGATACACTCGGGTAGCAGAAATATTGGCAAGCAAGTCGCCGACCACTATAATAAAATCGCGAAAAACTTGAACAAACTGTGGTATTCATCTGTTGACCCTAAAGCTGACTTAGCTTTTCTGCCTTTTAAAACCGAAGAAGCACGCAAGTATTACAACGAAATGAAATATTGTGTTGATTTTGCGCTTGCCAATCGTAAATTGATGCTAACAAGGGTACAAGAAGTTTTTGCCTATTATTTTCCAAAAGTTACTTATGGCGAAATAATAAACATAGCCCACAACTACGCTACTTGGGAAACTCATTTTGGCAAAAACGTTGTTGTACACCGCAAAGGAGCTACTTCGGCACATAAAGGCGAGTTGGGAATTATTCCGGGTTCGCAAGGCACAAAATCGTATATAGTCGAAGGATTGGGCAATCCTGAGAGTTTTGCAAGTTGCTCGCATGGAGCAGGTCGTGTAATGGGACGTAACGAAGCTATACGCAACTTAAACCTTGAAGAAGAGCAACGCAAACTTGACAAAAAAGGAATTTTGCACGCAATTAGAGGCAAAAGAGATTTGGAAGAAGCACCTTCGGCTTACAAAAACATCACACAAGTAATGGCAAACCAAGAAGATCTGGTTAAAATAATAGTAGAATTGTCGCCTTTGGCGGTTGTTAAAGGGTAA
- a CDS encoding DUF3575 domain-containing protein — MKRITISIILFLLIPTIGFCMFPDTTLIKTRPLQDFIGLNPNISIEKPIGQKNSIEIDLTYRNRTWFSNGGEWNFGKFTPSTGYRILVGFRHYIGKKKAPFGFYWGTQGVVKYSMMKNIEMVGFHGDYLNTQDIKIFQIELIPVFGYQFHISKRISSEFYIGPAFWLYRRKTDKIVDSTKPNEIGVTERDYNPKGLVVTPNFAFSIGFLIK, encoded by the coding sequence ATGAAAAGAATTACTATTAGTATAATTTTATTCCTCTTAATACCAACTATAGGATTTTGTATGTTTCCTGACACTACACTAATAAAAACAAGACCTCTTCAAGATTTTATTGGACTCAATCCTAACATCAGCATAGAAAAACCGATAGGACAAAAAAATTCAATCGAAATAGACCTCACGTATCGAAATAGGACTTGGTTTAGCAATGGTGGTGAATGGAATTTTGGAAAATTTACTCCAAGCACAGGTTATAGAATTTTAGTTGGATTTAGACATTATATAGGTAAAAAGAAAGCTCCATTTGGATTTTATTGGGGAACACAGGGTGTAGTAAAATACAGTATGATGAAGAATATTGAGATGGTGGGATTTCATGGTGATTATTTGAATACTCAGGATATAAAGATTTTTCAGATTGAATTAATCCCTGTATTTGGCTATCAGTTTCATATTTCAAAACGGATTTCATCGGAGTTTTATATAGGTCCTGCATTTTGGCTTTATAGACGAAAAACTGATAAAATAGTTGACAGTACAAAACCGAATGAAATTGGAGTAACAGAACGAGATTATAATCCAAAAGGACTTGTAGTAACACCTAACTTTGCATTTTCAATCGGATTTTTAATAAAATAG
- a CDS encoding alpha/beta fold hydrolase yields MNLKSFFLFVALLSLICTSNAQSDLQLVNIGDFKTTNGYIIKDCVVGYRTIGKLNAEKNNVVLFPTWFAGTSEHINNSFANSLIDTSGLYIIVVDALTNGVSSSPSNTEDFPTITTRDMVNSQYLLLVNHLNIKHIYAVMGISLGGMQTLEWTVAYPDFMDKAISMVGTPKLSSYDMLVWQTMDDLLTEAGQDPQKLDFAYKLAYNIFLMNINTPTLFAKTQNPDSLDIFLKQQYSTRVNPKDYLAGIKTILQHDIYKSSNCTQENIKNIIKADVLIISAAQDHLVTPIPAIELSKELNAELLLLQSDCGHGLSVCEAESIKNAITKFLSGK; encoded by the coding sequence ATGAACTTAAAATCATTTTTTTTATTCGTAGCTCTTTTGTCATTGATATGCACGAGCAATGCTCAATCTGACTTACAATTAGTTAATATAGGCGATTTCAAAACGACCAATGGATATATCATCAAAGACTGTGTAGTAGGTTACAGGACAATTGGAAAATTGAATGCGGAAAAAAATAATGTAGTTTTATTTCCTACTTGGTTTGCCGGAACCAGTGAGCATATTAATAACAGTTTTGCAAACAGTTTGATTGATACTTCCGGTTTGTATATAATAGTTGTCGATGCTTTAACCAACGGCGTTTCGTCATCTCCTTCAAACACAGAAGATTTCCCCACAATTACAACTAGAGATATGGTCAATTCTCAATATCTGCTGTTGGTAAATCATCTCAATATAAAACATATTTATGCGGTGATGGGAATTTCGTTGGGTGGTATGCAAACTCTTGAATGGACTGTGGCTTATCCCGATTTTATGGACAAAGCCATCTCAATGGTTGGTACTCCAAAGCTGTCATCGTACGATATGCTTGTTTGGCAGACAATGGATGACCTATTAACTGAAGCCGGACAAGATCCGCAAAAACTCGATTTTGCCTACAAATTGGCTTATAACATTTTCCTGATGAATATAAATACACCAACATTATTTGCAAAAACTCAAAATCCTGATAGTCTCGATATTTTTCTCAAACAACAATATTCCACACGCGTAAACCCAAAGGACTATCTGGCAGGCATCAAAACAATATTACAGCACGATATCTATAAGAGTTCCAACTGCACTCAAGAGAACATTAAAAATATAATAAAAGCAGATGTGTTAATTATTTCAGCGGCACAGGATCACCTTGTTACTCCAATTCCGGCAATAGAGTTATCAAAAGAGTTAAATGCCGAATTGCTGTTATTACAAAGCGATTGTGGACACGGATTATCTGTTTGTGAAGCTGAGAGTATTAAAAATGCAATTACTAAATTTTTAAGTGGTAAATAA
- a CDS encoding type II CAAX endopeptidase family protein has protein sequence MDKSKRNLLIVLVGFPLIYFMYSLTPWANELFVKGNSDLFIPFWSGIIVLHWLSVFVVKAFLKHENRTFRDIGYGLNTKKTIILVLSYLTIALLVLGFTEWSLKYVSIDENKLAGISNFFPKTTPHRIFFIITVFTAGFCEEIVYRGYAITKLIDIRINKWLAIIPAGIAFVLTHGIISVTSYGQFLFYFIFALVFGVIFVSSKRLLPNMIIHFLFDLMAMMAIFQAVSK, from the coding sequence ATGGACAAGTCTAAAAGAAATTTATTGATTGTTTTAGTCGGATTTCCGCTAATTTACTTTATGTACAGCCTGACACCTTGGGCTAACGAACTTTTTGTAAAAGGGAATAGCGATTTATTTATCCCTTTTTGGAGCGGAATAATTGTTCTGCATTGGCTAAGTGTTTTCGTAGTCAAAGCGTTTCTGAAACATGAAAATAGAACATTCCGTGATATTGGTTATGGGTTAAACACAAAGAAGACCATAATTCTCGTACTATCATACCTGACCATTGCATTGCTTGTGCTTGGCTTCACAGAATGGTCTTTGAAATATGTTTCGATAGACGAAAATAAATTGGCGGGAATATCGAACTTCTTTCCAAAAACAACACCGCATAGAATCTTTTTTATCATAACGGTTTTTACCGCAGGATTTTGTGAAGAAATAGTTTATCGTGGTTACGCAATTACGAAGTTGATAGACATAAGAATCAACAAATGGCTAGCAATAATACCAGCGGGAATAGCTTTTGTACTTACCCACGGGATAATATCCGTAACGTCATACGGTCAGTTTCTTTTTTACTTTATTTTTGCATTAGTTTTTGGAGTAATTTTTGTATCGAGCAAACGATTACTGCCAAATATGATAATACACTTCCTGTTTGACTTGATGGCAATGATGGCGATATTTCAGGCGGTAAGCAAATGA
- a CDS encoding Fic family protein: MKPPYIITGKILKLVASISEKIGEVNSAHLNKPPTELIKKNRIKTIHSSLEIEGNTLTIEQITAIVENKRVIGPKKDILEVKNAIAVYNYLDNLNPYKFESFCEAHGILMNGLIESAGKLRSKSVGIIKGSKVAHIAPPSEMIYSLMNDLFDYLNNDEDLVLIKSCVFHYEVEFIHPFIDGNGRMGRLWQTLILKDSYPVFEFLPIETLIKERQEQYYESLGKSDDRGDSTVFIEFMLSIILESLEELLNIQNINLTNIDRINIFKSIAKNDYFSRKDYLKNFREISPATASRDLNFAVKNGIIEKIGDKNTTRYKYKV, from the coding sequence ATGAAACCACCATACATAATAACCGGAAAGATTTTAAAGTTGGTTGCTTCAATTTCGGAAAAAATTGGAGAAGTAAATTCCGCACATTTGAATAAACCACCAACAGAATTAATAAAGAAAAACAGAATTAAAACAATTCACTCATCGCTTGAAATTGAAGGAAATACATTGACCATTGAGCAAATAACTGCAATTGTAGAGAATAAAAGAGTAATTGGACCTAAAAAAGACATATTAGAGGTTAAAAATGCAATTGCAGTTTATAACTATTTAGACAATTTGAATCCTTATAAATTTGAATCATTCTGTGAGGCGCACGGAATTTTAATGAACGGACTCATTGAATCGGCAGGAAAACTTAGAAGTAAATCGGTCGGAATTATAAAGGGCTCTAAGGTTGCTCACATTGCTCCACCAAGCGAAATGATCTATTCTTTAATGAATGATTTGTTTGATTATTTAAACAATGATGAAGATTTAGTTTTAATTAAAAGTTGTGTATTCCACTATGAAGTGGAGTTTATTCATCCATTTATCGATGGGAATGGTAGAATGGGGAGATTATGGCAAACGCTGATTTTAAAAGACTCTTATCCTGTTTTTGAATTTTTACCAATTGAGACATTAATAAAAGAAAGACAGGAACAGTATTACGAATCGCTTGGAAAATCTGATGATAGAGGTGATTCTACTGTGTTCATTGAATTTATGCTTTCAATAATCCTTGAATCACTAGAGGAATTACTGAATATCCAAAATATCAATTTAACGAATATTGACAGGATTAATATATTCAAATCAATTGCTAAAAACGACTACTTTTCACGAAAAGACTATTTGAAGAATTTTAGGGAAATTTCTCCGGCAACAGCAAGTCGGGATTTGAATTTTGCTGTTAAGAATGGAATAATTGAAAAAATTGGAGATAAAAATACAACGAGATATAAATATAAAGTCTAA